The Solea senegalensis isolate Sse05_10M linkage group LG9, IFAPA_SoseM_1, whole genome shotgun sequence genome has a segment encoding these proteins:
- the sphk2 gene encoding sphingosine kinase 2 isoform X1 produces MRSPEPFSPPPAEALLHGQFASWGSGSNTNSCPNSPGGPGVLSPAASPTAAPTSNYALTLTHTHIHIQRLSPRPGKEARLLLPLSELVGCSCPRAPAPPLLVLYWYPPGKRRKGVSRRRQVRAYLAESRQEGERWSAAVQCLLRGVTVTADTEFSRSLLPRPRRLLLLVNPFSGRGQAMQWCQTLILPMIREANISYNLIQTERQNHARELIREISLPEWDGIVIVSGDGLLHEVLNGLMERPDWEQAIKIPVGILPCGSGNALAGSINHHAGYDMCLREPLLLNCCFLLSRGGIRPMDLVSVTTSPDLSNNSRPAAPRRLFSFLSVAWGFVSDVDIESERYRGLGSARFTLGTLVRIASLRSYKGRLSYLPPSVVTTSPDDTPPPPRRPLSRSITEGLEGFCRTPIHRTCSDMGISEQRSLRKGEGEREKEERQRERERRRERARGGGTGVVRASSLAEDREREGEMDMEAEEERSGTSSESNERDECNMGRKERLAGIKDEREEEGRVEQNCSEIEEEDRGKDGEGSGGSVEGEGVLHARELGVNYGVDMGREADEEPEGSFTHQDGLQEARQSLRKNSAPSSQIASTLFNKPLSQEEEAESGTSYGVEDMDLNGTYYQKEPYPLDVARERSLTISSPFRHSPFSYKPKNLDQNQNASRPRPLSLLQHSNSNSLPPKLPSLSLSLSPTPPSSPSCASPHSSSYLAPRPNTPNSPSPCVRTPSSSFNFDINEPAGPFRNRPFVSLPSNLPRDDLLPPLDQPLPTRDWVTIEGDFVLVLALYQTHLGADLHAAPQARFDDGLIHLTFVRAGISRATLLRLFFAMERGTHHSVSSPYVSHVTCRAFRLQPLSTRGTLTVDGELVPYGPLQAQVHRGLARLIVGDSGVKITRF; encoded by the exons ATGCGCTCTCCGGAACCTTTTTCACCTCCTCCAGCAGAAGCCCTCCTTCATGGCCAGTTTGCGAGCTGGGGATCGGGCAGCAACACTAACAGCTGCCCCAACAGCCCTGGTGGTCCGGGTGTACTCTCCCCAGCTGCCTCCCCTACTGCGGCTCCAACTTCCAACTATGCCCTGACCCTCACCCACACCCACATACATATCCAGCGCTTGTCACCACGACCGGGAAAGGAAGCTCGTCTGCTGCTACCTTTATCAGAGCTAGTTGGCTGCAGCTGCCCTCGTGCCCCTGCACCCCCCCTTCTGGTGCTGTACTGGTACCCACCAGGGAAACGACGGAAAGGTGTGTCCCGGCGCAGGCAAGTGAGGGCCTACCTCGCAGAAAGCAGGCAGGAAGGTGAGAGGTGGTCGGCCGCTGTTCAGTGTCTTCTTAGAGGTGTGACCGTCACTGCTgacacag AATTTTCACGAAGTCTGCTACCTCGTCCAAGGCGACTACTGTTATTGGTCAATCCCTTCAGTGGGAGAGGCCAGGCCATGCAGTGGTGTCAGACCCTCATCCTGCCAATGATCAGAGAGGCCAACATCAGCTACAACCTTATTCAGACAG AACGTCAGAACCACGCACGGGAGCTAATCAGAGAGATATCACTTCCTGAGTGGGATGGCATTGTCATTGTTTCTGGAGATGGCCTACTGCATGAG GTCCTTAATGGACTGATGGAACGTCCGGACTGGGAACAAGCAATAAAAATACCTGTTGGCATTCTGCCCTGTGGCTCTGGGAATGCACTTGCTGGCTCCATCAACCACCATGCAGG GTATGACATGTGCCTTCGGGAGCCTCTGCTTTTGAACTGCTGCTTTTTGCTAAGTCGAGGTGGTATTCGACCCATGGACCTGGTGTCTGTGACAACAAGCCCAGATCTCTCCAACAACAGTCGCCCTGCAGCACCCAGGAGACTATTTTCATTCCTTTCTGTTGCCTGGGGTTTTGTGTCTGATGTGGACATAGAGAGTGAGAG ATATCGTGGCCTGGGCTCAGCCCGCTTCACCCTCGGCACCCTGGTGCGCATAGCTTCTCTACGATCTTACAAGGGTCGCCTGTCCTACCTGCCGCCCTCTGTTGTCACGACATCACCAGATGATACACCACCTCCACCAAGGAGACCGCTCTCCCGTAGTATCACAGAAGGTCTTGAGGGCTTCTGCCGAACACCCATTCATCGCACTTGCTCTGACATGGGCATCAGTGAGCAGCGAAGCCTGCGCAAGggcgagggagagagggaaaaagaggagcggcagagagagagggagagaagaagggaGAGGGCTAGGGGAGGAGGAACCGGTGTGGTGAGGGCCAGCAGCTTGGCAGAGGACAGAGAGCGGGAGGGGGAGATGGACATGGAAGCAGAAGAGGAGCGGTCAGGGACGAGTTCAGAATCAAATGAAAGGGATGAATGCAATATGGGAAGGAAAGAAAGGTTGGCAGGGATCAAGgatgaaagagaagaggagggaagagtAGAACAAAACTGTAGTGAGATAGAGGAAGAGGATAGGGGGAAGGATGGGGAAGGCAGTGGTGGTTCTGTAGAGGGAGAGGGAGTGTTGCACGCAAGAGAGCTGGGAGTGAACTATGGGGTCGATATGGGACGCGAGGCAGATGAAGAGCCAGAGGGTTCTTTCACTCACCAAGACGGCCTTCAGGAAGCCAGACAGTCACTGAGAAAGAATTCAGCCCCTTCCAGCCAGATAGCCAGCACTCTTTTTAACAAGCCGCTTAGTCAAGAGGAAGAGGCCGAGTCTGGCACTTCATATGGAGTAGAGGACATGGATCTGAATGGAACCTACTACCAGAAAGAACCCTACCCACTAGATGTTGCTCGTGAACGATCTCTCACCATCTCCTCCCCCTTTCGTCACTCTCCTTTCTCTTACAAGCCCAAGAACCTGGACCAAAACCAGAATGCCTCAAGGCCAAGGCCCCTCTCCCTTCTTCAGCACTCCAACTCAAACTCTCTCCCTCCGAaactcccctccctctctctgtcactttctCCCACACCGCCTTCTTCCCCATCTTGTGCCTCCCCGCATTCCTCATCCTACCTTGCACCTCGTCCTAACACGCCAAACTCGCCCTCGCCCTGCGTGCGCACACCGTCCTCATCTTTTAACTTTGACATTAATGAGCCTGCTGGACCCTTTAGGAACCGTCCTTTTGTTTCACTACCTTCAAATCTCCCAAGGGATGACTTGTTACCGCCCCTTGACCAACCCCTTCCCACCAGAGATTGGGTCACCATAGAGGGGGACTTTGTCCTGGTCCTGGCCCTTTACCAGACCCACCTTGGGGCTGACCTCCATGCTGCACCGCAAGCCAGGTTTGACGATGGGCTGATCCATCTGACCTTTGTGCGGGCAGGAATCTCCAGAGCCACTCTACTGAGATTGTTTTTTGCCATGGAAAGAGGAACCCACCACTCAGTCAGCTCGCCATATGTGAGCCATGTGACCTGCAGGGCCTTCAGGCTGCAGCCTCTATCTACGCGAGGAACCCTCACTGTGGATGGAGAACTGGTGCCCTACGGGCCACTTCAAGCACAG GTTCATCGTGGCCTGGCCCGTCTCATTGTTGGCGACTCTGGAGTAAAGATTACCAGATTCTAA
- the LOC122774213 gene encoding uncharacterized protein LOC122774213 → MIQRKFADIEAANHRLASALYFKDEEKTLTSQEEAAAGPLQSGLLQDPERCSVHVVAGDISESRTDASVDSQQTEVGEENHPDSPELQKQPLKSQPNSSTSKTVNQANKRKKEESGKHKLDEFPSVSAPEGTDYYHRADDFHTDYFTDESPLESINNLPDNTQTALQNSSLVQSPACSPELSPLSLDSCDFSIQMFTDISTCTQSQKSIIDIAESPWADIMDLFSIGNKDIGGSLDVGAFQSICACQDDVGQEVSVENQSDGFTQSMCSNTSGMEDLHYQSCEYTHSCQEDHESTQFNHFRLSQDSDVTQNQLPMPISCHYNMSHLPTYQQPEQPIHCMQVNCENNPHLTPFEGVAQSFCAPPSKPDHRPIPTPPHEDDWLFPDILKERTSPDC, encoded by the exons ATGATCCAGAG AAAATTTGCAGATATAGAGGCGGCAAACCACCGACTAGCATCAGCTCTTTATTTTAAGGATGAAGAGAAAACCTTAACCTCACAGGAGGAAGCAGCTGCAGGCCCGTTACAGAGTGGCCTGTTACAAGATCCAGAGAGATGCAGTGTTCACGTAGTAGCAGGTGACATCTCAGAGTCTAGAACTGACGCCTCTGTTGACTCACAACAAACTGAGGTCGGTGAAGAGAATCATCCAGACTCGCCAGAACTTCAGAAGCAGCCTCTAAAATCCCAGCCCAACAGCAGCACCTCTAAAACAGTCAACCAGGCcaacaaaagaaagaaggaggagaGTGGAAAACATAAACTGGATGAATTCCCATCTGTTAGCGCTCCAGAAGGGACAGACTATTACCACAGGGCAGATGACTTTCATACTGACTATTTCACTGATGAAAGTCCACTGGAGTCAATCAACAACCTCCCAGATAACACACAAACTGCTCTACAGAACTCAAGCTTGGTCCAGTCACCTGCCTGCTCTCCAGAGCTGTCTCCGTTGTCTCTTGACTCTTGCGACTTCTCCATCCAAATGTTCACAGACATCTCGACCTGCACACAGTCTCAGAAGAGCATCATTGACATTGCAGAGAGTCCGTGGGCAGACATAATGGATTTATTCAGCATTGGCAACAAGGACATCGGAGGCAGCCTGGACGTGGGAGCTTTTCAAAGTATCTGCGCGTGCCAAGATGATGTGGGTCAAGAGGTCAGTGTGGAAAACCAGTCAGATGGCTTCACACAAAGTATGTGCAGCAACACATCGGGGATGGAGGACCTACACTACCAGAGCTGTGAATATACACATAGCTGTCAGGAAGACCATGAATCGACCCAATTCAACCATTTTAGATTATCTCAAGATTCAGATGTCACACAAAACCAGCTCCCCATGCCAATCAGCTGTCACTACAACATGTCACACCTGCCCACATACCAACAACCTGAGCAACCTATTCACTGTATGCAGGtaaactgtgaaaataatccACATTTGACACCTTTTGAGGGAGTTGCTCAGTCATTCTGTGCCCCTCCTTCTAAACCTGACCATCGTCCAATACCAACGCCACCACATGAGGATGACTGGCTGTTTCCTGATATCCTCAAAGAGAGGACGTCACCTGACTGCTAA
- the cyth2 gene encoding cytohesin-2 isoform X1 — translation MTVDSEIFMPKSKAPKMDDLDYIPVDLSPEERSELEDIRRRKGVLLQEIQRLREELREAILEVEGLETSTEGSKTLQKSRHVAMGRKKFNMDPKKGIVFLVENDLLRHTSEDIAQFLYKGEGLNKTAIGDYLGERDDFNIKVLQAFVDLHEFTDLNLVQALRQFLWSFRLPGEAQKIDRMMEAFAQRYCHCNPGVFQSTDTCYVLSFAIIMLNTSLHNPNVRDKPGLDRFISMNRGINEGGDLPEDLLRNLYESIKNEPFKIPEDDGNDLTHTFFNPDREGWLLKLGGRVKTWKRRWFILTDNCLYYFEYTTDKEPRGIIPLENLSIREVEDPRKPNCFELYIPNNRGQLIKACKTEADGRVVEGNHMVYRISAPTPEEKDEWIHSIKSAVSVDPFYEMLAARKKRISLKKKEEQP, via the exons ATGACAGTCGACTCTGAAATATTTATGCCTAAAAGTAAAGCGCCAAAAATGGATGACCTGGACTACA TCCCAGTAGACCTGAGCCCAGAGGAGCGCTCTGAGCTGGAGGACATCCGCAGAAGGAAGGGCGTCCTGCTCCAAGAGATCCAGAGGCTCAGAGAAGAGTTAAGGGAAGCCATTTTGGAGGTGGAGGGACTGGAGACCAGCACAGAGGGCAg TAAAACTCTACAGAAAAGTAGGCATGTCGCTATGGGACGGAAGAAATTCAACATGGATCCAAAAAAG GGCATTGTGTTTCTGGTAGAGAACGATCTGCTCAGAcacacttcagaggacattgctcAGTTTTTGTACAAAGGAGAGGGACTCAACAAGACTGCTATAGGAGATTACCTTGGAGAAAG GGACGACTTCAACATCAAAGTTCTTCAGGCTTTTGTCGACCTCCATGAGTTCACTGATCTCAACCTCGTCCAGGCCCTTAG GCAGTTCCTGTGGAGTTTCCGTTTGCCCGGTGAAGCCCAAAAGATTGACAGAATGATGGAAGCCTTTGCTCAGAGATACTGTCACTGCAACCCGGGTGTCTTCCAGAGCACtg ACACGTGTTATGTGCTGTCATTTGCCATCATAATGCTCAACACAAGCCTGCATAATCCCAATGTGAGGGACAAACCTGGACTGGACCGCTTCATCTCAATGAACCGAGGTATCAACGAGGGAGGAGACCTTCCAGAGGACCTTCTCAGA AATCTCTATGAAAGCATTAAAAATGAGCCTTTCAAGATCCCTGAGGATGACGGCAATGACCTGACACACACCTTCTTCAACCCTGACAGAGAGGGCTGGCTTCTAAAACTTG gGGGACGAGTGAAAACCTGGAAACGGCGATGGTTCATTCTCACAGACAATTGTCTTTATTACTTTGAATACACCACA GATAAGGAGCCGAGAGGTATAATTCCCTTGGAAAACTTGAGCATACGTGAGGTTGAGGATCCGAGAAAACCA AACTGCTTTGAGCTTTACATCCCCAACAACCGTGGTCAGCTGATTAAGGCGTGTAAGACGGAGGCTGATGGGAGAGTAGTTGAGGGGAACCACATGGTGTATCGCATCTCCGCTCCTACACCTGAGGAGAAGGATGAATGGATCCATAGCATCAA ATCTGCAGTCAGTGTGGATCCCTTCTACGAAATGCTTGCAGCCAGAAAGAAACGTATAtcactgaagaagaaggaggaacaACCGTAA
- the cyth2 gene encoding cytohesin-2 isoform X2, whose amino-acid sequence MSLWDGRNSTWIQKKGIVFLVENDLLRHTSEDIAQFLYKGEGLNKTAIGDYLGERDDFNIKVLQAFVDLHEFTDLNLVQALRQFLWSFRLPGEAQKIDRMMEAFAQRYCHCNPGVFQSTDTCYVLSFAIIMLNTSLHNPNVRDKPGLDRFISMNRGINEGGDLPEDLLRNLYESIKNEPFKIPEDDGNDLTHTFFNPDREGWLLKLGGGRVKTWKRRWFILTDNCLYYFEYTTDKEPRGIIPLENLSIREVEDPRKPNCFELYIPNNRGQLIKACKTEADGRVVEGNHMVYRISAPTPEEKDEWIHSIKSAVSVDPFYEMLAARKKRISLKKKEEQP is encoded by the exons ATGTCGCTATGGGACGGAAGAAATTCAACATGGATCCAAAAAA AGGGCATTGTGTTTCTGGTAGAGAACGATCTGCTCAGAcacacttcagaggacattgctcAGTTTTTGTACAAAGGAGAGGGACTCAACAAGACTGCTATAGGAGATTACCTTGGAGAAAG GGACGACTTCAACATCAAAGTTCTTCAGGCTTTTGTCGACCTCCATGAGTTCACTGATCTCAACCTCGTCCAGGCCCTTAG GCAGTTCCTGTGGAGTTTCCGTTTGCCCGGTGAAGCCCAAAAGATTGACAGAATGATGGAAGCCTTTGCTCAGAGATACTGTCACTGCAACCCGGGTGTCTTCCAGAGCACtg ACACGTGTTATGTGCTGTCATTTGCCATCATAATGCTCAACACAAGCCTGCATAATCCCAATGTGAGGGACAAACCTGGACTGGACCGCTTCATCTCAATGAACCGAGGTATCAACGAGGGAGGAGACCTTCCAGAGGACCTTCTCAGA AATCTCTATGAAAGCATTAAAAATGAGCCTTTCAAGATCCCTGAGGATGACGGCAATGACCTGACACACACCTTCTTCAACCCTGACAGAGAGGGCTGGCTTCTAAAACTTGG aggGGGACGAGTGAAAACCTGGAAACGGCGATGGTTCATTCTCACAGACAATTGTCTTTATTACTTTGAATACACCACA GATAAGGAGCCGAGAGGTATAATTCCCTTGGAAAACTTGAGCATACGTGAGGTTGAGGATCCGAGAAAACCA AACTGCTTTGAGCTTTACATCCCCAACAACCGTGGTCAGCTGATTAAGGCGTGTAAGACGGAGGCTGATGGGAGAGTAGTTGAGGGGAACCACATGGTGTATCGCATCTCCGCTCCTACACCTGAGGAGAAGGATGAATGGATCCATAGCATCAA ATCTGCAGTCAGTGTGGATCCCTTCTACGAAATGCTTGCAGCCAGAAAGAAACGTATAtcactgaagaagaaggaggaacaACCGTAA
- the rpl18 gene encoding 60S ribosomal protein L18 encodes MGVDIRHNKDRKVHRKEPKSQDIYLRLLVKLYRFLSRRTNAPFNKVVLRRLFMSRTNRPPISISRLIRKMKLAGRENQTAVVVGTVTDDVRIQDIPKLKICALKVTAGARRRILKSGGQVMTFDQLALASPKGQGTVLLSGPRKAREVYRHFGKATGTPHSHTKPYIRSKGRKFERARGRRSSCGYKN; translated from the exons ATG GGAGTTGACATCAGGCACAACAAGGACCGTAAGGTGCACAGGAAGGAGCCAAAGAGCCAGGATATCTATCTGAGGCTTCTGGTCAAG TTGTACAGGTTTCTGTCCCGCCGCACCAATGCTCCCTTCAACAAGGTCGTCCTGAGAAGACTCTTCATGAGCAGGACTAACAGGCCACCCATCTCTATCTCTCGCCTG ATTCGTAAGATGAAGTTAGCTGGCCGTGAAAACCAAACTGCTGTGGTTGTTGGAAcagtcactgatgatgtcaggaTTCAGGATATCCCCAAGCTTAAG ATCTGCGCTCTGAAGGTAACTGCTGGTGCCCGCAGAAGAATCCTGAAGTCAGGTGGTCAGGTGATGACTTTTGATCAGCTGGCTCTGGCTTCTCCCAAAGGACAGGGCACAGTACTGCTGTCag GACCCCGTAAAGCCAGAGAGGTGTACAGGCACTTTGGAAAAGCCACCGGTACCCCTCATAGCCACACCAA GCCCTATATCCGCTCCAAGGGCAGGAAGTTTGAGAGGGCTCGTGGTCGCAGATCCAGCTGTGGTTACAAGAACTAG
- the si:ch211-120k19.1 gene encoding mpv17-like protein, translating into MNRTWALFKAHPYISNVLGYTTLFASADVIQQSVLGGKHTAGSTSEGSTGIDWCQTARVATVGFCFHANFNYQWLRWLERTLPGGGVKAVTGKVVVDQLVAAPLTISAFYIGLSLLENKKDPLEDWRQKFWTSYKTGVVYWSTMQAVNFALVPPVARTAFLGGIALTFTIFLCHLRQKDSHKLE; encoded by the exons ATGAACCGGACATGGGCTTTGTTCAAGGCTCACCCGTACATCAGTAACGTCCTGGGATACACAACTCTGTTTGCCTCAGCTGATGTGATACAGCAGAGTGTGCTGGGAGGCAAACACACTGCTGGGTCCACATCAGAGGGTTCAACTGGCATCGACTGGTGTCAGACGGCTCGAGTGGCAACTGTCGGCTTCTGTTTCCATGCCAACTTCAACTATCAGTGGCTCAGGTGGCTGGAGAGGACGCTCCCGGGGGGCGGAGTCAAGGCAGTGACAGGGAAAGTTGTGGTGGATCAACTGGTGGCAGCACCACTCACCATCAGTGCCTTTTATATCG GTTTAAGTTTACTTGAAAACAAGAAGGACCCACTTGAAGATTGGAGACAGAAATTCTGGACATCTTACAAG aCTGGAGTAGTATATTGGTCAACAATGCAG GCAGTGAACTTTGCTCTGGTTCCCCCTGTGGCACGGACAGCGTTTCTCGGAGGCATTGCGCTGACTTTCACAATCTTCTTGTGCCACCTCAGACAGAAGGACAGCCACAAACTTGAATGA
- the sphk2 gene encoding sphingosine kinase 2 isoform X2: protein MQWCQTLILPMIREANISYNLIQTERQNHARELIREISLPEWDGIVIVSGDGLLHEVLNGLMERPDWEQAIKIPVGILPCGSGNALAGSINHHAGYDMCLREPLLLNCCFLLSRGGIRPMDLVSVTTSPDLSNNSRPAAPRRLFSFLSVAWGFVSDVDIESERYRGLGSARFTLGTLVRIASLRSYKGRLSYLPPSVVTTSPDDTPPPPRRPLSRSITEGLEGFCRTPIHRTCSDMGISEQRSLRKGEGEREKEERQRERERRRERARGGGTGVVRASSLAEDREREGEMDMEAEEERSGTSSESNERDECNMGRKERLAGIKDEREEEGRVEQNCSEIEEEDRGKDGEGSGGSVEGEGVLHARELGVNYGVDMGREADEEPEGSFTHQDGLQEARQSLRKNSAPSSQIASTLFNKPLSQEEEAESGTSYGVEDMDLNGTYYQKEPYPLDVARERSLTISSPFRHSPFSYKPKNLDQNQNASRPRPLSLLQHSNSNSLPPKLPSLSLSLSPTPPSSPSCASPHSSSYLAPRPNTPNSPSPCVRTPSSSFNFDINEPAGPFRNRPFVSLPSNLPRDDLLPPLDQPLPTRDWVTIEGDFVLVLALYQTHLGADLHAAPQARFDDGLIHLTFVRAGISRATLLRLFFAMERGTHHSVSSPYVSHVTCRAFRLQPLSTRGTLTVDGELVPYGPLQAQVHRGLARLIVGDSGVKITRF, encoded by the exons ATGCAGTGGTGTCAGACCCTCATCCTGCCAATGATCAGAGAGGCCAACATCAGCTACAACCTTATTCAGACAG AACGTCAGAACCACGCACGGGAGCTAATCAGAGAGATATCACTTCCTGAGTGGGATGGCATTGTCATTGTTTCTGGAGATGGCCTACTGCATGAG GTCCTTAATGGACTGATGGAACGTCCGGACTGGGAACAAGCAATAAAAATACCTGTTGGCATTCTGCCCTGTGGCTCTGGGAATGCACTTGCTGGCTCCATCAACCACCATGCAGG GTATGACATGTGCCTTCGGGAGCCTCTGCTTTTGAACTGCTGCTTTTTGCTAAGTCGAGGTGGTATTCGACCCATGGACCTGGTGTCTGTGACAACAAGCCCAGATCTCTCCAACAACAGTCGCCCTGCAGCACCCAGGAGACTATTTTCATTCCTTTCTGTTGCCTGGGGTTTTGTGTCTGATGTGGACATAGAGAGTGAGAG ATATCGTGGCCTGGGCTCAGCCCGCTTCACCCTCGGCACCCTGGTGCGCATAGCTTCTCTACGATCTTACAAGGGTCGCCTGTCCTACCTGCCGCCCTCTGTTGTCACGACATCACCAGATGATACACCACCTCCACCAAGGAGACCGCTCTCCCGTAGTATCACAGAAGGTCTTGAGGGCTTCTGCCGAACACCCATTCATCGCACTTGCTCTGACATGGGCATCAGTGAGCAGCGAAGCCTGCGCAAGggcgagggagagagggaaaaagaggagcggcagagagagagggagagaagaagggaGAGGGCTAGGGGAGGAGGAACCGGTGTGGTGAGGGCCAGCAGCTTGGCAGAGGACAGAGAGCGGGAGGGGGAGATGGACATGGAAGCAGAAGAGGAGCGGTCAGGGACGAGTTCAGAATCAAATGAAAGGGATGAATGCAATATGGGAAGGAAAGAAAGGTTGGCAGGGATCAAGgatgaaagagaagaggagggaagagtAGAACAAAACTGTAGTGAGATAGAGGAAGAGGATAGGGGGAAGGATGGGGAAGGCAGTGGTGGTTCTGTAGAGGGAGAGGGAGTGTTGCACGCAAGAGAGCTGGGAGTGAACTATGGGGTCGATATGGGACGCGAGGCAGATGAAGAGCCAGAGGGTTCTTTCACTCACCAAGACGGCCTTCAGGAAGCCAGACAGTCACTGAGAAAGAATTCAGCCCCTTCCAGCCAGATAGCCAGCACTCTTTTTAACAAGCCGCTTAGTCAAGAGGAAGAGGCCGAGTCTGGCACTTCATATGGAGTAGAGGACATGGATCTGAATGGAACCTACTACCAGAAAGAACCCTACCCACTAGATGTTGCTCGTGAACGATCTCTCACCATCTCCTCCCCCTTTCGTCACTCTCCTTTCTCTTACAAGCCCAAGAACCTGGACCAAAACCAGAATGCCTCAAGGCCAAGGCCCCTCTCCCTTCTTCAGCACTCCAACTCAAACTCTCTCCCTCCGAaactcccctccctctctctgtcactttctCCCACACCGCCTTCTTCCCCATCTTGTGCCTCCCCGCATTCCTCATCCTACCTTGCACCTCGTCCTAACACGCCAAACTCGCCCTCGCCCTGCGTGCGCACACCGTCCTCATCTTTTAACTTTGACATTAATGAGCCTGCTGGACCCTTTAGGAACCGTCCTTTTGTTTCACTACCTTCAAATCTCCCAAGGGATGACTTGTTACCGCCCCTTGACCAACCCCTTCCCACCAGAGATTGGGTCACCATAGAGGGGGACTTTGTCCTGGTCCTGGCCCTTTACCAGACCCACCTTGGGGCTGACCTCCATGCTGCACCGCAAGCCAGGTTTGACGATGGGCTGATCCATCTGACCTTTGTGCGGGCAGGAATCTCCAGAGCCACTCTACTGAGATTGTTTTTTGCCATGGAAAGAGGAACCCACCACTCAGTCAGCTCGCCATATGTGAGCCATGTGACCTGCAGGGCCTTCAGGCTGCAGCCTCTATCTACGCGAGGAACCCTCACTGTGGATGGAGAACTGGTGCCCTACGGGCCACTTCAAGCACAG GTTCATCGTGGCCTGGCCCGTCTCATTGTTGGCGACTCTGGAGTAAAGATTACCAGATTCTAA